The Arvicola amphibius chromosome 4, mArvAmp1.2, whole genome shotgun sequence genome includes the window ACTCTACCACCGAACTACATTCTAGCTGCCCTTtcccaccctccccccaaaagaaagcctTCATTGTTAAAACCTGCTGAGATGAGTCTCCCGAGGGTGGGCTTTGGCACACCTTTGATAATCCTCAGGAGCCAGATTGCTACATGCCGTGATGCTGTAGGTGGCATTGTCACCTGCAAAGTCTGGCCTCTCTCCCTTGGCAACAGATGACAGCTTGCTTCCCTATGCTCAAGCAACAGGTACATTCTAGATATGTGCTTGTTTGTTGATTTGGAAAGAGAGTAGAGACTTTGCTATTAATTGTTAGTTGGTCTTGTCTTAGTTAGGTAGTTACTGTAGAGACACCAGTGACCAAGCAAGgcaacttcctttttttcccccaaggcaacgtcctttttttttttttttgagacagggtttctctgtagctttgagcctgtcctggaactagcccttgtagtccaggctggcctcgaactcacagagatccaccccaTGCAACTTCTAAAAAATGAACAACGggacataaataaatattgtgctgggattaaaggtgtgcgccatcacctcCTGGCTAAAAGAACACACTTTATGGGAGGCATgtgtacagtttcagagggttagtttaTTATTATGTCAAGAGCATGGTgatatgcaggcaggcatggtgctacaGAAGTATCTGGAAGCTTTATATCCTGATCTGCaaacacgcagagacagacagagacactgggcctAGGTGAACCTTTGAAACCTCAGAACCCATCCCTAGCAactcacctcctccaacaaagacatacctcctgatccttcctaaTTAGTTCATCAACTGGGGACTgaacatgcaaatatatgagcatatgggggccattctcatttaactGTCAGTTTTTTAGTcggggtcttgctatatagtctggctggcctggacctagCTATCTAGACTAGTAACCAGAGTGGCTTCCAGTTTGCAgcccatccccctgcctcagtctcctgagtgatgggattataaaTGTGGCCCTCCATCTCTGCCATGTTtagttattataaatatatttttcactcACTGACCTGACTCCTTGAGGTCAGGCAGTTTCAGTTTGGCTCCTCTCAGTGGTACCTGACCTCAAGGTAAGGTATGGGATCCCTCCAGGATAGAGAGGTTCCTCCCCAGCTGCTGCCCTACTTGAGCCAGGCCTGTTACCTACCTCTGGGTAAGGCTATCTTTATCTCAGTAGGACTTGGGACTAGCATGAGTTTTCAGAAATGGCAATTCTGTTTCCCTCTTCCTACTCCCATCTTTGCCCGTTTTTGTCCCCCTTCTCTGTCATCCATGTATGAGCACCTGTGGGAAGAGGAATTCAGTGGGTGGATTCTGATTGCTGACCTCTCAAAATCAACTCATAGGATGAGAGGCAGATTTGCAGTGTGTTAACCCTTTGTGATGAGCAGTGTGCTCGCTCAGTACCACCCCTGCTGGAGAGTCCACAGTGGTGGTCCCGCTGGGTATTTGAGGCAGATGGAGACAGCCCAGAGCTGATCTCCCAGTAATTGGTCTCTGAGGGATGTGGCAGGAAAGGCCCCGTAGCAAATCCTGCTTAGCCTGACTGGGGCAGCCCTCACTGACTACTGCTCCGAGTGACTGACATTCTGCTGTATAAGTTTGGAGCTGAAAAACTCAGAGCTGCCTCCATTCAGCCCCAGGTGCCCCTAGAGCAGAGTTTGCTGATAGACTGACTTCCAGAATGCTTGGTCCTCCAGTGAGTTCTGTGGCTCTTCACACTCCTCCCCAAACCAAAGCTTAGACCTTTGTTGGGGAGTGGGGGGTGCTTATAGCCTGTGTGGCTTTTGAATGATTTCAGAGTAATGCCTGTGACTGGCCtggatttaaaaaattgttaaaaagccAATTCTGCTCCAGCAGTGTTCTCAGGGGGTGGACAGGATGGCATGTGTGGGCTGGGCCAATTTAACTCAAAGAAGGTCCCTTCCCTGCTGCTCTCCTGGGTGGCAGATGCATTTCTGGTCCGTAGGTTGTGGCCATGCTAATTATCTGTAGTCTTCTGGGCCATATTCCTATCCCTGCCTAGAAATTGTGACTACTCCTATCCAGCAAGTTTCTCCTGGGAATGGGCCCAAACATGCCTGTGGATAATCGCCATTCATCTAACTTGCAGGGAATCCTCCTGGTGTATGACATCACCAACCGTTGGTCCTTTGATGGCATTGACCGGTGGATCAAGGAGATCGATGAGGTAGGGTATGGGTTTATGCCTCTCCAGGAGAGACTATAGGACCAAGTTGTGACTGGGGTATGCCTTCATGGGAGTGCTGCCCAATGTAGTCCTCCCCTACCCTGGGACTGTTGTTCAGCAATGAAAAGCTGAACTCTGCTGTCTACCTGGCTCCATCCAGACATTTCTGGACTTGCTTCATTGCAGAATGCAGACATTAGGAGCCCTGCCTATGGccaaggggtgggggtggcttgTGATGTGCCTCTGCTGAGTTCTGAACCCCTCCTAAGCATGCACCTGGTGTTCCCCGGATCCTGGTTGGGAACCGGCTGCATCTGGCCTTCAAGCGGCAAGTCCCAACGGAGCAGGCTCGAGCCTACGCAGAGAAGAACTGCATGACCTTCTTTGAAGTCAGCCCCCTGTGCAACTTCAACGTCATTGAGTCCTTCACTGAGCTCTCTCGTATCGTTCTTATGCGGCATGGCATGGAGAAGATCTGGAGGCCCAATCGAGGTGGGACTGAGGCTTAGTTCAGCTAGGATGCTAGGTAGTGGAGTCATGAGGGCTGATGAGCTGCAGGCATTGATGGTGCATTTAGAGTATGAGTAGTCTCTTAAGAGCTGCAGTCACCTTCACTGGTAATGGTCACAGAAGCAGTGTGTAGCTCAGCAGTATCTATCATTGTCCATGTACTTGACCAGAAGCCCTAAGGATGGCCTTACTCACAGGGTCCCTTACAGTAGGGCTCACTGCTAGGCACAGAGATGGTTACAATGTCACCCTAAGATGAAGCCACTGAGGAGAACAGAGTAACTAAATCTTCTCTTGAGCCAAAAGACTACTGCCAGCTATAGCAAGGGCTGTGTTCCAAAGTTAGCCTGCCTCCTCACCCACTCCCAGTCTTACAGAGCATCAGGACAGACTGGCCTCTCTTAAGAACACTTTGTAGTGTTTTTTGCTCTAAGAAGGCAGGAGATAGGAGCCACCCAGTGTACAGATAGTGGGGCATCCAGGATCTCTGAGCTGGTGAAGCCACAGGAGTTTTGAGACTCAGCCAGGCTTTACAGGTAATGTGAAAACCATGTACCTCTCAACAGCTCCCCTCATAAAATCTCATTACCTATCTGTTCCCTCCTCCATCTTACCCTCCTCTCACAGTTTTCAGCCTGCAGGACCTCTGCTGCCGTGCCATTGTCTCCTGTACCCCCGTGCACCTCATCGACAAGCTCCCACTACCTGTCACCATCAAGAGCCACCTCAAGTCCTTTTCCATGGCCAACGGCATGAACGCTGTCATGATGCATGGCCGCTCCTACTCCCTGGCAAGTGGGGCCGGGGGCAGTGGCAGCAAGGGCAACAGCCTTAAGAGGTCCAAGTCCATCCGTCCCCCCCAGAGTCCACCTCAGAACTGCTCTCGGAGCAACTGCAAGATCTCCTAGCGGAACCTGTGGGTTCTGCCTGTTCAGACTCGGGGCTAATGCTGGAGCACTCCTGGCCAGGCACTAGGCCCTGCTGCGTGCAGGAAGACTTGGCTACACAACCATGCCTGGGTCTTCCCAGGCTTTCCTCCACATCTGAGCTAGTGGAGGGAAGGGGCGTGCAGGGAGAGACATGCTCCACAGACCAGGCAGCAGGGCTGCTGGTGCTACGGGGACCAGGTCTGAACCAATCCTGGACTCCAGGCTGGGAGTGAGCCTGGCTCCCCTTTATTTATATGGAGAACATTTTACctgttttgtacatttttaaagggCTGTCAGGAAGCCTGGATGCCCCTCATAGCCACATCAGCCATTGGGGAAGCTCAGGATGTCAGGGAAGGAGGGGTGAAGCAGTGATGGAGAGCATTGAAGCCAGATGACCTTTGGGTTTATAAACACCCTTTCTGGGTGTTGTTGCTCCAAGGCCAGTGGGAAACAGATGAGGCCAGGGTGTGATCCAGATGCTCTGGCCACAGTCTTAGCTCCAGCTTCCATTTCTGACAAAGGTGGTCAGTATGCTGGACATAGGCAAGGCTTCTGCTCCTGAGATCTAGGAGAGAAGCTGGTTGCACCTGGGAGCCCCACTTGTATCCCTCTCCACTGTGCCCTGGCACTTTGAGTGATGTTTACTATACACTCAGTATCTCCAGGTTGAGGCAGAGCTTAAGTGCTTGATGGTCTTCAGTGGTATGAGCTTTGGGCACAATGCCTGGGAGCCCAGGGTCTAGCAGCTTGTACTCGTCAGCCTTGACTGCGTTTCCTAGCTGCTTCTGGCCTATTGTGGCCCTTCTACCTGTAAGTTTATGTCACTGGAATCTTAGTGACATTCTGTGGAACAACAGCCTCAGCCATAGGGACCCACTAGGTGGAGCAACTTCTGAAGCCATGGACTATTCCTCCACAGTGCTCCTCATACCCCAATCTGCCCTAGTCAGCCTTCTTCCCCATGGGGTTGTCCCCAGTGGATGTCCTATGTGACTGCTTTCCTGTCCTTGCCTGGTGACACAGTCCTCAGGCACGCTGGTGCTTAACTCTACCTCCTGCCCTCAGGGCCCTGGCCATAGCAGGAGCCATGACCCCTTACTGGGGACTTTTCTTAGTGCACATTTCCTAAGACCATCTTGCCATGGATGCTACTAGGGCACTGGTAGATACAGCGCCAGCCTGCTGTTCTGGGAGGTTGGGTTAATGCCTGTAGGGACAGGGCTATTGTTGTGGGAACTGCCTGATAAGCAGCAGCCCCTGGGACCTGGCCCAGAGGCTGGATACAATCAAGCATCACCTTTCCCCACCAGTCCTGTTGCTGTTGATAAGAGACCTTTTCTCTGGAATCGGAATAGAGTGGTATAGACTTTGAGGACCTGGATTGGCCTGCGTGTACGCCATCAACACTACCCTTGCTGCTGTGGACTCCACCATTCCTGGGTTCTTCGTTCTTACTTCTTTGTACAGTAAATGTACTTCAGCAGTGAGCTCATGTCTTTCTTTGTGAACATTGGTTTGGCATCGTGGGCCTGTAGCTTGTTGGGGGTGGTGAGGGGTGTCTGACAGTGTGCTCTGCCACAGGATCCAACAGTGCTTTGTGCCTGCCAAAATGATCCCAGGCTTTGTTAACTGTCCCCTGCAGCTGACCTTGGTGACCTACAGCCATCCATCCACTGGGTTTACATTCCCAGCCACAAAGTAGCCAGGCCTGGTTACAAGCACACTGGTTCCTGGGGTCTAATCTTGGCCAGGCCAGCATCAGGCAGCCTCAACTATTCACAAGAGCCTTCGTTCGTAGCCTACAGCAGACTGTTTCACATAGTTTACCACTGCTTCAAGAACATATTTGCAAGTGGAACCTGGAGCTGGTACCTTTCACAGGAAAGCATCTAGCAGGTTATGGGGCTTTGCAGGGCCCTGCTCAGCTAGAGTTATGTCTGATATACTGGAAGGCAAATCTGAATGGGACAGTACAGTTCACTCTAAACATGGCCTCTGGCTCAGGTGCCACCTG containing:
- the Rab40c gene encoding ras-related protein Rab-40C isoform X2, encoding MGTQGSPVKSYDYLLKFLLVGDSDVGKGEILESLQDGAAESPYAYSNGIDYKTTTILLDGRRVKLELWDTSGQGRFCTIFRSYSRGAQGILLVYDITNRWSFDGIDRWIKEIDEHAPGVPRILVGNRLHLAFKRQVPTEQARAYAEKNCMTFFEVSPLCNFNVIESFTELSRIVLMRHGMEKIWRPNRVFSLQDLCCRAIVSCTPVHLIDKLPLPVTIKSHLKSFSMANGMNAVMMHGRSYSLSCCC
- the Rab40c gene encoding ras-related protein Rab-40C isoform X1, encoding MGTQGSPVKSYDYLLKFLLVGDSDVGKGEILESLQDGAAESPYAYSNGIDYKTTTILLDGRRVKLELWDTSGQGRFCTIFRSYSRGAQGILLVYDITNRWSFDGIDRWIKEIDEHAPGVPRILVGNRLHLAFKRQVPTEQARAYAEKNCMTFFEVSPLCNFNVIESFTELSRIVLMRHGMEKIWRPNRVFSLQDLCCRAIVSCTPVHLIDKLPLPVTIKSHLKSFSMANGMNAVMMHGRSYSLASGAGGSGSKGNSLKRSKSIRPPQSPPQNCSRSNCKIS